One Ctenopharyngodon idella isolate HZGC_01 chromosome 3, HZGC01, whole genome shotgun sequence genomic window, GTGTACCCGTATTAAAGGGGTATATTAGTGTCCAGTAACCTGGCACCAAAGAATCCGCCGAGATTCTAAAGTTTGTAACCGTGATAGTGCAGTTAAATCAGCCGTAAGGGAATCAGAACCCCACAGACgcgctaatttaaaatatcacgAATTAAAGTAGGTGGATGCAGTACCTCTGACCAGACGCCAGAAGGCAATCTGTTCAGGTGTGCGGCACCCCTCCCTACTTCATTGTTGTGTGGACTCACTAACGCCATCGTGTGGACGTTCTGGGTTAACTCTGCTCTCCATACGTTGAGCTGAAGTGTTTCCAAATTCCTTTTGGCTACTTTAATCTAGCTTGCCGctataaatgtttgttgatgGTTATGCTTTTCAATCGTGTTTGGAATGTGGTTTAccgatttaaatttgatttaaatacgtttaaatttttaatttaaattaagtttccCTTCCAACAAGAGAATTCACTTTCTGAAAGTGCTCCCCCTGGTGGACACTCCCACATAAGTTAGTTCCCGTCTCTGAGTATTTGTCCCCTTTCCTGCTGTTCCTGTGTTCACAGATTTTCTCTGCtctatgttattttattattctacttgattttctttcattatactctctttctctcttgagTTTTTACTTTGGAAATTCCTTTCTTGTTATtacttacttttattttttatccacTCTTAGGTCTGTGTCCTGTTTGTGATTTGCTGGTAACAGCATTCTCACATCCAAGTTTCCCTTATTTTAtacacttatttttaaatttaattaaacaacatttaattgagATTTAAAATTAAGTAGTGTCAATCAGTTGGCATTTTGCTCAAGAAGCAATTCCCTTTAGGGAATTCTCCAATAGGGAAGACCTTCTCCTTTCTTTTTCCCATTCTGTTATTCTACGCActtatttaaattcaattgaacagagtttaattcaaatttgaatcaagtgcctctgaattgtttttttactttgccttatttttttttcttttctgctttCAGCTAATTCATTCTGACTATCATTCTAGACCCCTATTCTTTCGTCCTACACActtgattatttaaattcagtttaaacaagatttaaattaagatttaaatTTACAAGTAAGCTGTGTTTGCGTGACCACTTGTGTATTTGCAAATAGGGCCCTCTAGCGACCGGTGGTGAGTTGACGGTTGTTCCAGTGAGTTCCAGTGAGCGGAGTAAACTAGCCTGGCGGATCTCTCACTGGCTGTGGGTGAACCTCGGTCACTTCTGACCTCGTACCGCGGGCAACACGCAGGGACATCAGCAGGTTGGGTGTGTCAGGTGCAAGGAGGCAACGAGTCCAGGTTGGCAACAAAggcaattttgtttaatttccctGTTTCTGCACGACAGAACCGCCCTTTGAGTAACTGCCTGCGGGGTCAGACTCTGGGGTTgggaaaaatacaattttggcCGCCAATCTGGCCGTTGGCGCAAACACCTTGCCCAAACACGCAATTGTGCTGAAAGTCCCTGTTTGAGAGGTTGCATCGCAGTGCAAGGTACAGGGTGCCGAGGAACACGGCAGCCAAGTGTTGGAACGTCTAGGAGAGGTTGCCCCCGCCACTGAGTTCTTGTCTGAGCAATCACAAATCACCCCAGGCCGAGATTAAGGACATACAGTCCCTTCGCTCAGTGAAAGCCACAGAATATTTGATATTCTCCAATCAGAAGTGTTGGCAAAACCCCTTTTGCTCTTAAGCCATACCATCCTTCTAGGTTTTATGACGCGACAGCGCCCTCGTCAGGCCCGGTCATAAACCCTTACTGTGGTAATAAGCTGAAGTTTCACTTCTCCCCTCTAGCCCTTCTTGTGGTATTTTATTGCTATTCTATTTTCATTCCTTcctatttgtttactgttctatttcTCATAAATTGCAGCCatcctgttctgttctgtttttctactgtttgtctcttttattTCACATAAAGGCAGAGCCTGTGAGAGCCATCACGGAAGCTGAATAATAGATAGACGGCCGAGCAGCCAAAGTCATTAGTAGACTCGTAGAGCCTCCGCCTGTCAAGATCTTTATTTAAATCCAGCACTCGCCGACACAAATTAACCCACGTGGTCGTTCCTGGCCATCGACAATAAGTGTCTGGCCTATATTCCACTAACTGTCTGCACCAGTTAACTGGAATCACACACAAAGTTTAGCTAATTACGTATTACGTAACGCGCTAGTCCTGCGCGAGCTTGCATTGGTTCTTTTGTGCTGTCTTTCTCTCGTCAACAGTAAAGCCACTATGTCGCGAGCATCCAGCCCTGACACCCACTGGGATCATCTCGAGACCTGGTTGGGCGTCATGACCAACGCATTCCTGCCCAACGCCGCCGGTGACCTCCAGCACCTGAGCCGTGAGCAGTTGGACGGGGACCTAAATCGACTAATGGCCCACGATCCGACGCAGAGCTACAACCACAAAGAATGGGCCAAGCTCATTGGCGGACTTGCCCACAACCTCATTGCCCAAGTGAGGCTTAGCGAAAGGAGCAACGCTCTCCTGGAGCAGGAAGCAGCGGCGCTCAAGCTTCAGGCCGGGGAGGCCAGAAGAAATCAGGCCCAGACTCAACATCACCTCGATCAGCTACTCCTCGAGACCCAGGACCAGCGTGGGACAGCGGATGAATCCAACCCCGAGCTGCAAGAGGAGGTAGAGAGACTCCAAAAAGCCCTTGCAGAGCTCCACTTGGAGGCGGAGCGTAAAGAGCAGTTGGGAAAGGAATCCAGGGAGGAACTAACTGGAAAACTCCAACAAGGTGAAACTCTCCTAGCAAGAGCAGAGATCGAACTGAAAGAAAGGGACGCTAAGGCCCGGGCCTGCGAAAATCATCTTAAACAGGCCCGAAGTGAGATCCTTGCTTTGAAACAGCAAAGAGACTATTTAAGAGATGAATTGGACACTGTTCACAGAGAACTGAAACATTCTTATAAACTGCAAGGTGACTTGGGAGGGGAAGCACACTTCACAGAGTTTCTCCTGGCCAGTAGGCCCAGTCAACAATCCCTAGTTCAAAACGGGGTTGAAAGTCCACTGCCCAAGATGCCACCCGCGAGCGGCCAAGAACCTTTTTCAACAGTAAAAGGGTGGGAGCCTCTCCAGAAAACCCGTGCCACTAGCCACGGCATGGCTCCCAAAGATCTGGACAAGCTAGCAAAGAATATCCCCACTTTCACCCCAAACCCAGCAGGGGGCGTTGACGTGCACGCGTATTTGCAGGACATTGACTTTCTGCTGCAAAATGTGGCCAACGTGAATGCCTGGGACAGGTTGTACCTACTCCGAATCACGTCTAGCCGTGATGTGCGCAGTTTTCTAGATCGGCAGCCAGAAGCTGTCAAATCAGACTACCAGCAGCTGCGACAGGCTCTGATCAGAGAGTTTTCTGACCCTGAATCGGACCAAGGGCTCCTCGCA contains:
- the LOC127508053 gene encoding uncharacterized protein LOC127508053, which gives rise to MSRASSPDTHWDHLETWLGVMTNAFLPNAAGDLQHLSREQLDGDLNRLMAHDPTQSYNHKEWAKLIGGLAHNLIAQVRLSERSNALLEQEAAALKLQAGEARRNQAQTQHHLDQLLLETQDQRGTADESNPELQEEVERLQKALAELHLEAERKEQLGKESREELTGKLQQGETLLARAEIELKERDAKARACENHLKQARSEILALKQQRDYLRDELDTVHRELKHSYKLQGDLGGEAHFTEFLLASRPSQQSLVQNGVESPLPKMPPASGQEPFSTVKGWEPLQKTRATSHGMAPKDLDKLAKNIPTFTPNPAGGVDVHAYLQDIDFLLQNVANVNAWDRLYLLRITSSRDVRSFLDRQPEAVKSDYQQLRQALIREFSDPESDQGLLAAMDLKQGRLETPQAYYNRIRRAYFGARNEPGMEEDFNFKTLFLRNLHPAVSHHLGVLACPRSMSTQQLRDLAHKAYSKQKAASEKTVKNPTIYPVSNHCPELALKGAHTHHSDRPFHRESRQFPANRGQPHYEGVRPKHQTGRSERVWDKSRLPSNPKGSATWEASRRPRNGRSSSARTSSPDRQRQNASRRAPNKPKSERSQEQNSAAMSESAEILKALKELIQEKHRKEDQKDKPDSL